One segment of Brassica rapa cultivar Chiifu-401-42 unplaced genomic scaffold, CAAS_Brap_v3.01 Scaffold0202, whole genome shotgun sequence DNA contains the following:
- the LOC117129844 gene encoding uncharacterized protein LOC117129844 has protein sequence MIKPETIQANMKKAQDLTAQKGKDEFGKVGKLKVRFIGPYKIIGKVGEVAYRLDLPADMHLHPVFHVSMLRKHIRDPSAVEPERLKEFRTNHTYPEGPIRLAERRIRKLKNREIAQVQVFWRRQNRIHVTWEDEARFKTDHPEFIREDVVMDKGGPSEP, from the exons ATGATTAAGCCGGAGACGATTCAGGCCaacatgaagaaggctcaagacc TTACTGCACAGAAAGGGAAGGACGAATTTGGCAAGGTCGGGAAACTTAAGGTCAGGTTCATTGGTCCATACAAGATCATCGGGAAGGTTGGTGAGGTAGCTTACCGTTTGGATCTGCCAGCGGATATGCATCTACATCCTGTATTTCATGTTTCCATGCTTCGGAAACATATACGGGATCCAAGTGCTGTTGAACCCGAGAGACTAAAGGAGTTCAGGACAAACCATACGTATCCGGAAGGACCAATCAGATTGGCAGAACGGCGTATTCGGAAGCTCAAGAATCGTGAGATTGCTCAAGTACAAGTGTTCTGGAGAAGACAAAACAGGATTCATGTTACTTGGGAGGATGAAGCGAGATTTAAAACCGATCACCCGGAGTTTATCCGAGAGGACGTTGTGATGGATAAAGGAGGCCCCTCAGAGCcttag